One Salvelinus fontinalis isolate EN_2023a chromosome 27, ASM2944872v1, whole genome shotgun sequence genomic region harbors:
- the LOC129825470 gene encoding potassium channel subfamily K member 13-like, which yields MAFRSGCSCGFGPFNEDNARFLMLAVFIILYLLCGAAVFSALEQPMEAEAKERWGQRFEQFSQKHNLSNKELDNFLRNYEEANVAGIRVDTIRPRWDFTGAFYFVGTVVSTIGFGMTTPATIGGKIFLIFYGLIGCAATILFFNLFLERVITVIAFVLKFCHERRRRKAMLPQNGCRRLSEGSGGGGRGGRGEGLAGWKPSVYCVMLILGAAAILVSCCASAMYSTVEGWGYLDSLYFCFVAFSTIGFGDVVSSQRLAYEEGNVNQTAYRLGNFLFILTGVCCIYSLFNVISIVIKQVLNWLLRRMEAPCHCPRRGGHHPEQRLPRRNVVVPGHLRAQRDLSIETDAVNESEVDGRRMSGEMISMRDFLAANKVNLAIMQKQLSEMANGHPRQSGSNSRHGHNGFSGGVGALGIMNNRLAETSVDR from the exons ATGGCTTTCCGGAGCGGTTGCTCTTGTGGCTTCGGTCCCTTCAACGAGGATAACGCCAGGTTCCTTATGTTAGCTGTGTTCATAATCCTCTACCTCCTCTGCGGTGCCGCTGTCTTTTCAGCACTGGAACAGCCGATGGAAGCGGAGGCGAAGGAGCGCTGGGGGCAGCGGTTTGAACAGTTCAGCCAAAAGCATAACCTTAGCAACAAAGAGCTGGACAACTTCTTGAGGAACTACGAGGAGGCGAACGTGGCTGGGATCCGCGTGGACACCATCAGACCTCGGTGGGACTTTACCGGTGCGTTCTACTTCGTGGGGACCGTGGTCTCGACCATAG GGTTTGGGATGACCACGCCAGCGACGATCGGTGGAAAGATCTTCCTCATCTTCTACGGACTCATCGGCTGTGCCGCCACCATCTTGTTCTTCAACCTCTTCCTGGAGCGTGTCATCACCGTCATCGCCTTCGTCCTCAAGTTCTGCCATGAGCGCCGCCGCCGCAAGGCCATGCTTCCCCAAAATGGTTGCCGACGCCTCTCTGAGGGCAGCGGTGGGGGCGGGAGAGGTGGCAGGGGGGAGGGGCTAGCTGGGTGGAAGCCTTCAGTATACTGTGTTATGCTGATCCTTGGCGCCGCTGCCATCTTGGTTTCCTGCTGCGCCTCAgcaatgtactctactgtagaaggCTGGGGGTATCTAGACTCTCTGTACTTTTGCTTTGTGGCGTTCAGCACCATCGGGTTCGGTGACGTGGTGAGCAGCCAAAGGTTGGCGTACGAGGAGGGGAACGTGAACCAGACGGCATACCGGCTGGGCAACTTCCTGTTTATACTGACAGGCGTCTGCTGTATTTACTCACTGTTCAACGTCATCTCCATCGTCATCAAACAG GTGCTGAACTGGCTGTTGAGGAGGATGGAGGCACCATGTCACTGCCCGAGGAGGGGGGGCCACCACCCCGAGCAGAGACTCCCCCGCAGGAACGTGGTGGTGCCCGGACATCTGAGGGCGCAACGGGACCTGTCCATCGAGACAGACGCGGTGAATGAGAGCGAGGTGGACGGGCGGAGGATGTCTGGAGAGATGATCTCCATGAGAGATTTCCTGGCTGCCAATAAG GTGAACCTGGCCATCATGCAGAAGCAGCTGTCAGAGATGGCTAACGGTCACCCTCGCCAATCAGGATCCAACTCCCGCCACGGCCACAACGGCTTCTCTGGAGGAGTGGGTGCCCTGGGCATCATGAACAACCGCCTGGCAGAGACGAGCGTGGATAGGTAG